AAAAAGAAAAAACGGAGGGGAAGTGCCACAAAAAATGAATTATTGAGAAAACAGTTAATAATTTGTCAAAAAAATGAGCTGAAATACAAATATGTATTAACAGATAGTTGGTTTGCGGCAAAGGAAAATATGGATTTTATCCGAATAACATTGGGTAAACATTTCATCATGGCATTAAAAAGTAATCGAACCGTAGCGATCAGTGAAGAAAAGAAAAAACAGGGTCATTTTATTAGAATTGATGAACTAGAATGGTCAGAAAAGAATGCAAAATTAGTGTGGTTAAAAGGAGTAGAATTTCCGATTTTACTTCATCGACAAATCTTTACAAACAAAGATGATA
This portion of the Cyanobacterium sp. T60_A2020_053 genome encodes:
- a CDS encoding IS701 family transposase — protein: MIPVAFEVIKKPIEFCEIKTKKKKRRGSATKNELLRKQLIICQKNELKYKYVLTDSWFAAKENMDFIRITLGKHFIMALKSNRTVAISEEKKKQGHFIRIDELEWSEKNAKLVWLKGVEFPILLHRQIFTNKDD